The Filimonas lacunae genomic sequence CCTGTTTGGTGATGAAAAGAACATTGCCAATGTGGATTTTAAAGATCCTGCCGGAAAGGGTAATGCTTACCGCTGGGTGCAGTATGTGAATGGAAAAAAAGAGAAAACCATTTTTGTACGTGATGATGATTTGACAGATGGTAACGATGTAAACCGGAAACTGTTTTATTTTAATGACGACGATGACGATAAATCGAGAGACATTAAAACCGGTGACAACCTGCGGGTAGATATGATGTGTATTGATATGAACGTGTATAAATATTGGTACAGCCTGGATGCCAGCGCTACCGGTGAAAACCAGCAGGCAACGCCAGCTAACCCGGTTTCCAATATCAAGGGTGGTGCGTTAGGTTATTTTAGTGCACATACTTATCAAACAAAAACGATAATAGTGCCTTAGATAGCTGAGGTAAAAAATAAAAGAAGAGGAATTAACAAACACGTTAATTCCTCTTTACTTTTATAGCATAACCCGATGATATGAGACGGAATCGATTTTTAAGAGGTGTTTTGTATTGCACACTGGTATTGGTAATTACTTTCCTGTACCGCAGCCAGATAATGCACCAGCAGGCGCATTTTACGATGAGTATTGTGCTGGAATACATTGGCCTGATATTGATGATGGGGTTTTTATTTATGTTTTTTATGCCCAATGGAAAGAAAGACTGAGTGGTTGAATTTGTATACACAGAAAGAGTAAAAAATAATTAAAGCGGGATTAGCAAATGCGTTAATCCCGCTTTAATTTTTTAGCACAACCCAAACTGTATGAAAAATAAACGTTATCTGAAAGGATGTATTTTGCCACTGTGATGGCGATGATTAACTAGATTTGTCGCCGAAATTAACTACAATGAAATCAGCCCAATTTTCAACCCTTAAAAACTTGAAATTAACCTTATGTAGCTTTTTGATAGGCTGTGTGTTATTATGCTGTACTAAAAAAGACGGATCAGAGCCAGTTCAAATAAGCATCACCACTGACACCATTATTGATATCTTATATAATAGTGCTGTTTGCAAAGCAACTATCTCGACAGATGGTTTGTCCGGCCTTCCATCGGAGCAGGCATCTGGAGATTCTATTATTGGATTGGGTGTGTGTTACAATACAGCATCGCAACCTGTTTTGGAAAATTCGAAAGTGACTTCCACCAGCAGGGAAAGCAAATTCAGCTGCACTCTCACTGAGCTACAGCCAGAAACCCGGTATTATGTACGTTCGTATTACCAGACTACAAAAGGTACTGTTTATGGCAATGAGTTACAGTTCACTACCCAAACGTTAGATTCAGCTATTTCTGTATTTTTTAGCGGCTACTCTACCTTATATTGTTTAAATGCTTCTGACGGAAAGCTGAAATGGAAAGTGAATGTGCCTGATATACAGGACGCCACACCAGTATGTGTGCAGGGCAGGGTATATGTTGGTGGTTATGACAGTAACTTGTATGCTTTTGATACTTCCGGAAACCTGTTATGGCAAAGGAAATTACAGGAAAAAAACCTGGCCAAAAATCCCATAGTTAAAAACGGACTGGTTTATATAAGTGACTATGCCAATGTTTATGCTTTTAATGCTGTCACAGGCACGCCTGTGTGGACTATGACCAGTGAATTTAGCAATGGAAATTACAACCTGACTTATGCAGATGGGATGATTTTCTATTCCGGTGTTACTTCCGGGGTGATGGGACTTGCGGGAATTGATGCGCTCACAGGAAAGAAGACATGGCAAACCACTATTGCTTCAAATATACCTTTTGTAACAGGGGATAAAGTGTATGCTTTTTATTATCGTACGTTGTCTGTGGTGGCTGCAAAAGATGGTTCGTTGATATCGAGAACCGACATTACTAATCTAAACAATTTCAGAAATATACAGGTAAGAAATGGACATGTTTACCTGTTTGCGGAGAATATGGGTATTATCTATGACTCTGCTACTCTTGCTCAGCAGGCTGTTATTTATGG encodes the following:
- a CDS encoding PQQ-binding-like beta-propeller repeat protein, translated to MKLTLCSFLIGCVLLCCTKKDGSEPVQISITTDTIIDILYNSAVCKATISTDGLSGLPSEQASGDSIIGLGVCYNTASQPVLENSKVTSTSRESKFSCTLTELQPETRYYVRSYYQTTKGTVYGNELQFTTQTLDSAISVFFSGYSTLYCLNASDGKLKWKVNVPDIQDATPVCVQGRVYVGGYDSNLYAFDTSGNLLWQRKLQEKNLAKNPIVKNGLVYISDYANVYAFNAVTGTPVWTMTSEFSNGNYNLTYADGMIFYSGVTSGVMGLAGIDALTGKKTWQTTIASNIPFVTGDKVYAFYYRTLSVVAAKDGSLISRTDITNLNNFRNIQVRNGHVYLFAENMGIIYDSATLAQQAVIYGSAISYNANSQVFVNNSVFTNGTAYDMNSGTLQWKAIEGGATDATVCNGLIYMGGNTYKDMGSGLYLKDKMGYFILDTRAQKQLLFAEFGNDYSLYAPPCVVTRSGKCYVGNKMYE